Part of the Sorghum bicolor cultivar BTx623 chromosome 1, Sorghum_bicolor_NCBIv3, whole genome shotgun sequence genome, AGCACCGGGAGCTAGCCCCCGATTTCAAGCTCAGTTCGTGGAGGTTGAGGCATCGGGCCCTGCCGATTGCCCACACGCACGCTCTCCGCCCAAAATTTGCCTGCGTCCTCGCCGCAAATCGTTTCCCGTGATCCCGAGGCGCGCGCGTGGTGCGACGAGGATGGGGGAAGGGGCGAAGGCGATGCTGACCAAGCCCATCCAGCTCGCGGACCTGGTGGCGCAGCAGGCGGGGTATCAGTGCCTCCGGACGGACTGCACGGAGCTGCGGTCCCGCGCCAAGAAGCTCGCCGAGCTCCTGCGGCAGGCGGCGCGGGCCGAGCTGTACGAGCGCCCCGCCGCGCGCGTCATGGCCGACACGGAGCGCGCGCTCCACAAGGCCGCGGGCATGGCCGCGCGCTGCTTCCAGAGCCACTCCCGCCTCCGCCGATTCTTCACGCTCAACCCGGTGTCGGGGCTCCCGCGCACCCTCGCCCTGCTCGACACCGCGCTCGAGGACATCGCCTGGCTCATCCGCATCTCGTCCCcgcaggacgacgacgacggcgacctgCGGGGGCTCCCCAACATCGCGCAGAACGAGCCCGTGCTCGGCATGATCTGGGACAACATCGCGCGCCTCCACACCGGCGGCCTCGCCGCGCGGGCCGACGCGGCCGCCACACTCGCCTCCCTCGCCAACGGCAACTCCCACTTCGCCAAGTACATCATCGAGGAGGATGGGGTCGCGCCCCTCGTCAAGCTGCTAAAGGAAGGCACCGACGAAGGGCAGGAGGCCGCGGTCACGGCGCTCGGGCTTCTCTGCCGCGACGAGGACAGCGTGGAGAAGCTTCTCCACTCCGGGGTGTGCTCCGTCTTCGCCGCCGCGCTCAAGGATCCGCCGATGCGCGTGCAGGCCGcggtggcggacgccatcgcgTCGCTAGCGCGCCATAGCCAGAAGTGCCAGGACCTGTTTGCGCAGAGCAACGCCGTCCGGCATCTCGTCACCCACCTCGCCTCCGGAACCATCAAGGAGCATAGCAGGTATTCTGTCGGTGTGAACGGCTCCCGGAACACCGttactgcggcggcggcggccacaaCACCGCTTGGCAATCTTCACTCCGTTGTGCTTGCCGAATCGGGAAGCGTGCGCCAGGGCGAGCCTGGTTCCTCAACCAATGGCAATCAGCCGCCAAACCCGTTGGAAACTTCGACTGGCCAACAGCGAGCAAGAGCGAACCAGATGCAATCGGTGGTGCAATCCGCGATGGCGGCCACcaacacgacgacgacgactggaGTCATGCCACCAGGTGCGAGGCCCCAGCTGAGCTCAAACGGTTCAAGTGGCCGCGGATCACGCGAGGCCGAGGACCCGGCCACCAAGGCGCAATTGAAGGCCATGGCGGCAAAGGCTCTGTGGATGCTTGCGCGGGGCCATGTGGGAGTCTGCAAGAGCATAACAGAGTCTCGCGCGCTCCTCTGCTTCGCCAGGCTC contains:
- the LOC8054353 gene encoding uncharacterized protein LOC8054353 translates to MGEGAKAMLTKPIQLADLVAQQAGYQCLRTDCTELRSRAKKLAELLRQAARAELYERPAARVMADTERALHKAAGMAARCFQSHSRLRRFFTLNPVSGLPRTLALLDTALEDIAWLIRISSPQDDDDGDLRGLPNIAQNEPVLGMIWDNIARLHTGGLAARADAAATLASLANGNSHFAKYIIEEDGVAPLVKLLKEGTDEGQEAAVTALGLLCRDEDSVEKLLHSGVCSVFAAALKDPPMRVQAAVADAIASLARHSQKCQDLFAQSNAVRHLVTHLASGTIKEHSRYSVGVNGSRNTVTAAAAATTPLGNLHSVVLAESGSVRQGEPGSSTNGNQPPNPLETSTGQQRARANQMQSVVQSAMAATNTTTTTGVMPPGARPQLSSNGSSGRGSREAEDPATKAQLKAMAAKALWMLARGHVGVCKSITESRALLCFARLLQSGDGGAGTDLQLHSAMAIMEITRVAEHNLALRQSAFKPSATAAKAVVEQLLRIVRKGDDDGLLLPCVTALGCLSRTFTASETRVIGPLVELLDDREIPVMKEAVAALTKFACTENHLHVNHCKAIVDAGGARHLVQLVYLGDQLQIEALILLCYISLHVPENEELAQAGVLAVLLWASKQAHMVQDLRVEALLPEAKARLDLFQARASR